Part of the Arthrobacter globiformis genome is shown below.
ACCAAGATCCACGTCCTCAACGCGCGGCTGGGCTTTGAGCCTGCCGGCGAGGTGAACCTTCCGGACAAGCAGGCCCTCCTGAGCTTCTGCACGCGCGAGTCATTCCACTCCGCCCGCGCCGCCCGTTCGTCAACCCCGAAACGCCAATCAACCCAGGAGGCATCACTGTGACCACTCTTGAAACTCTGACCACCCTTGAACGTGAATCTGCCCTCACCGCCGGAAATGCGTCACCCCATCTCACACCCGAACGATGGGCTGCTGCCAACAGGCACCTGGTCCGCAAGGCGCTCGCCGAGTTCGCGCACGAGCGGATCCTGGTTCCGGAGCCGGTGGGTGAGAATGACAGGAACGGTGACGGCGGGTACCGGGTCCGGAGCGATGACGGCAGCGTTGAATACCGCTTCGCCGCCCGGATCCTGCAGCTGGACCACTGGTCCGTCGATGCGGACTCCATTACCTGCAGCCGCGACGGGCAGGACGCCCCGCTGGATGCCCTGCGGTTCATCACCGAATTCTCCGGCACGCTGGGCATCCGCCAGGAGATGCTCCCCGTTTACCTCGAGGAGATCAGCAGCACGCTTGCCAGCCATGCGTTCAAGCAGTGGAAGGGCCAGCCGACGTCGGCCGAACTGGCAGCCGGCGTGACCCGCGGAGCGGACGTTGCCACGGACTTCCAGACGATTGAACGCAGCATGACCGAGGGGCACCCGTGCTTTGTGGCCAACAACGGCCGGCTGGGCTTCGGAATCGGTGACTACCGTGCCTTCGCCCCGGAGGCTGGAGCCGCGGTGCAGCTGGAATGGATCGCGGTGCACCGCAGCAAAGCGGTTTTCACGTCCAGCGAAGGCCTGAATTACGCTGCCCATCTTGAATCCGAACTGGGGGCGGGCGCGCTGGCTTACTTCGACGCCGAGCTCGGCGTACTCGGCCTCGACCCGGCCCAGTACTTCCTGATGCCGGTGCACCCGTGGCAGTGGGAGAACAAGCTGACGGTCACGTTCGCGGCCGAAATAGCCCAGCGGCACATTGTCCACCTCGGAACGGGGACCGACAGCTACCAGGCGCAGCAGTCCATCCGCACGTTTTTCAACACGACGGCACCGGAGAAGACGTACGTGAAGACAGCCATGTCGGTTCTTAACATGGGGTTCATGCGCGGGCTGTCGCCGCAGTACATGAAGGCAACGCCGGCGATCAATGACTGGCTCCAGGACCTGATCGCCGGTGACGACGCACTGCAGGGCCGGGGGCTCGCCATGATCCGCGAAGTGGCGGCCGTCGGCTACCACAACGGCTATTACGAGGCAGCCGCTGCGAAGGGCTCGCCGTACCGCAAGATGCTGTCCGCGCTGTGGCGGGAGAGCCCGCTGCCGCTGCTCAAGGACGGGCAGCAGCTGGCCACCATGGCCTCGCTTCTGCACGTTGACGCCGCGGGCAAACCCATGGTGTCCGCGCTGATCGAGCAGTCCGGCCTGGAGCCGGGGGCGTGGCTGCGGCAGTACTTCGAGGCCTACCTCATGCCGCTGGTGCACTGCCTGTACCGCTACGAGCTTGCCTTCATGCCCCACGGAGAGAACGTGATCCTGGTCCTCGAGAACGGCGTGCCGGTCCGCGCCGTCATGAAGGACATCGCGGAGGAGATTGTGGTGATGGGGGACAGGGTTGACCTGCCCGAAGCGGTGTCCCGGATCAAGGCGGACATTCCCGA
Proteins encoded:
- a CDS encoding IucA/IucC family protein, giving the protein MTTLERESALTAGNASPHLTPERWAAANRHLVRKALAEFAHERILVPEPVGENDRNGDGGYRVRSDDGSVEYRFAARILQLDHWSVDADSITCSRDGQDAPLDALRFITEFSGTLGIRQEMLPVYLEEISSTLASHAFKQWKGQPTSAELAAGVTRGADVATDFQTIERSMTEGHPCFVANNGRLGFGIGDYRAFAPEAGAAVQLEWIAVHRSKAVFTSSEGLNYAAHLESELGAGALAYFDAELGVLGLDPAQYFLMPVHPWQWENKLTVTFAAEIAQRHIVHLGTGTDSYQAQQSIRTFFNTTAPEKTYVKTAMSVLNMGFMRGLSPQYMKATPAINDWLQDLIAGDDALQGRGLAMIREVAAVGYHNGYYEAAAAKGSPYRKMLSALWRESPLPLLKDGQQLATMASLLHVDAAGKPMVSALIEQSGLEPGAWLRQYFEAYLMPLVHCLYRYELAFMPHGENVILVLENGVPVRAVMKDIAEEIVVMGDRVDLPEAVSRIKADIPDGDKVLSIFTDVFDCIFRFLAALMEEDGLLSGDEFWRTVAAAVRDYQGEHPELADQFARHDLFAPDFELSCLNRLQLRNNQEMLDLGDPSGGLQKAGRLANPLATFA